Proteins encoded in a region of the Plodia interpunctella isolate USDA-ARS_2022_Savannah chromosome 27, ilPloInte3.2, whole genome shotgun sequence genome:
- the LOC128681584 gene encoding transcription initiation factor TFIID subunit 7-like, producing MNRDKREPDYPTELESQYILRLPEEPAKVLRDVLKSGENLKNRLTIQVENDMRQGEVRFDHWLMHAKVVDLPTIVESLKTIDNKSFYKTADICQMMICKNEPDQPTTEEESPAKNKKKDPYKVDKKFLFPHGITPPTKNVRKRRFRKTLKKKYVEAPEVEKEVKRLLRADNEAFSVTWEVIKEEDDIKPETKANVKSEKKSKAALKREAAKGPIKPESSNVVDIFGGNVSDSDLEDENVNVDLDIDSRLSPYDSRLSDTNSIYSINDMSKRDFPVEFDSRIFSHTPKASGSHSHSLTPAAAKGGMSPEDDGDYHRDMSKENMAIQIEQLRTELEELKERKQKTQLEIAGMENQALRQRFSENLHLLNKDIMYKEMEYQGLLTLQNSDDI from the coding sequence ATGAATCGAGATAAACGCGAACCTGATTATCCAACTGAGTTGGAATCTCAGTATATTTTGCGGCTGCCCGAGGAACCAGCTAAAGTACTAAGAGATGTACTGAAATCAggagaaaatttgaaaaatcgtTTGACTATACAGGTAGAAAACGACATGAGACAGGGCGAGGTGCGTTTCGACCATTGGTTGATGCACGCAAAAGTTGTCGATCTCCCAACCATTGTTGAGTCTTTGAAAACGATTGACAATAAAAGTTTCTATAAAACTGCTGATATATGCCAAATGATGATTTGCAAAAATGAACCAGATCAGCCTACGACAGAGGAAGAATCTCCGgccaaaaataagaaaaaagacCCATATAAAGTCGACAAGAAGTTTTTGTTTCCTCACGGCATTACTCCACCAACTAAAAATGTCAGGAAGCGCCGTTTTAGAAagactttaaaaaagaaatatgttgAAGCACCTGAGGTTGAGAAAGAGGTGAAAAGATTGCTTCGGGCGGACAATGAAGCGTTCAGTGTGACTTGGGAGGTTATAAAAGAGGAGGATGACATTAAACCGGAAACCAAAGCTAATGTGAAGTCGGAGAAGAAGTCTAAAGCTGCCCTGAAGAGAGAAGCAGCAAAGGGTCCAATAAAACCCGAATCGTCAAATGTTGTTGACATTTTTGGAGGAAATGTAAGTGACAGCGATTTAGAAGACGAGAATGTGAATGTAGATCTGGACATAGATAGTCGTTTATCTCCGTATGACAGCCGTTTATCAGATACGAACTCAATTTACAGCATCAATGATATGTCTAAAAGAGACTTTCCAGTTGAGTTCGACTCTCGTATTTTTAGCCACACTCCTAAAGCTTCTGGTAGCCATAGCCATTCATTGACCCCTGCTGCTGCCAAGGGTGGAATGTCACCAGAAGATGACGGTGATTATCACCGTGATATGTCTAAAGAGAATATGGCGATTCAGATTGAACAACTGCGGACAGAACTTGAGGAGTTGAAAGAACGTAAACAGAAAACTCAGCTCGAGATAGCGGGGATGGAGAATCAAGCTTTACGGCAGCGGTTTTCGGAGAATTTGCATTTGTTAAACAAGGATATTATGTACAAGGAGATGGAGTACCAAGGGCTGCTCACTCTTCAGAATTCTGATGAcatatag
- the AhcyL1 gene encoding adenosylhomocysteinase-like 1 isoform X1: MSETPGEPQQRKESVAAANVPSDSPVTDPGQVRGGNAEAPAAKFEGPRGKSGALKKSARYRSRSLSASSADSYSSTSYTGSSSDEDEAVQPHEKAIAAGQANPPYCVRNIEQHAFGRREIEIAEQEMPGIMALRARAKEDKPLKDAKIVGCTHINAQTAVLIETLAALGATVRWAACNIYSTQNEVAAALAHAGYAIFAWRGESEEAFWWCIDQCCTPTASWQPNMILDDGGDATHLMLKKHAQAFKHIKGIVEESVTGVHRLYQLSKAGKLCVPAMNVNDSVTKTKFDNLYSCRESIIDALKRSTDLMFGGKQSVVCGYGEVGKGCCQALKALGCVVYVTEIDPICALQAAMDGFRVVKLNEVIRQVDIVITATGNKGVVTREHMERMKNGGVVCNMGHSNTEVDVHALRTPDLLWERVRSQVDHIIWPNGKRIVLLAEGRLANLCCSSLPSFVVSVTAATQALALIELYNAPQQRYKADVYLLPKKMDEYVASLHLPTFDAHLTELTDEQAKYLGLNKVGPFKPNYYRY, from the exons atgtcggaAACTCCTGGGGAACCACAGCAAAGGAAAGAAAGCGTTGCGGCCGCGAACGTGCCAAGTGACAGTCCTGTGACGGATCCAGGGCAGGTTAGGGGCGGGAATGCGGAGGCTCCGGCGGCGAAGTTCGAGGGGCCCCGAGGAAAATCAGGGGCCCTGAAGAAGTCTGCAAGATACAGGAGTAGATCACTCTCTGCTTCGTCAGCTGATTCCTACAGTTCTACATCGTATACAG GGTCGTCATCAGACGAGGACGAGGCCGTGCAGCCCCATGAGAAAGCTATCGCGGCCGGCCAGGCCAATCCCCCCTACTGCGTCAGGAATATAGAGCAACACGCCTTCGGGAGACGGGAGATTGAGATAGCTGAGCAGGAGATGCCGGGGATTATGGCCTTGAGAGCTAGAGCTAAGGAGGACAAGCCTTTGAAGGATGCTAAG ATTGTAGGTTGCACACACATTAACGCCCAGACTGCGGTCCTGATAGAGACGCTAGCAGCTTTAGGAGCCACAGTGCGCTGGGCAGCTTGCAACATATACAGCACGCAGAACGAAGTAGCTGCGGCATTAGCTCATGCTG gCTACGCAATCTTCGCATGGCGCGGTGAGAGCGAGGAAGCGTTCTGGTGGTGTATAGACCAATGCTGTACCCCCACAGCCTCATGGCAGCCGAACATGATTCTGGATGATGGGGGAGACGCTACGCATCTTATGCTCAAGAAACACGCGCAAGCATTCAAGCATATTAAAG GTATAGTAGAAGAAAGTGTGACAGGTGTGCACAGACTATACCAACTGAGCAAGGCTGGCAAACTTTGTGTGCCAGCCATGAACGTCAATGATTCTGTTACGAAGACTAAGTTTGATAACCTTTACTCTTGTCG GGAAAGCATTATTGACGCATTAAAAAGAAGCACAGACTTAATGTTCGGCGGGAAACAGTCTGTCGTCTGCGGGTACGGGGAAGTCGGGAAAGGGTGCTGTCAAGCGCTCAAGGCATTAGGATGTgtt GTTTATGTCACAGAAATTGATCCGATATGCGCCTTACAAGCTGCCATGGATGGCTTTAGAGTTGTCAAATTGAATGAG GTAATAAGACAAGTGGACATAGTCATAACAGCTACCGGGAATAAAGGTGTGGTCACACGGGAACACATGGAGCGGATGAAGAACGGGGGAGTGGTGTGTAACATGGGACACAGCAACACCGAGGTGGATGTTCATGCTTTGCGGACGCCGGATTTATTATGGGAAAGAGTTAGAAGCCAG gtGGACCACATAATATGGCCAAACGGGAAGCGTATAGTTCTCCTGGCGGAGGGCCGCCTCGCCAACTTATGCTGCTCATCGTTGCCCTCGTTCGTAGTCTCCGTGACAGCCGCTACGCAGGCTTTAGCGCTAATAGAGCTGTATAACGCTCCCCAGCAAAGATACAAg GCGGACGTGTATCTGCTACCGAAGAAAATGGACGAATACGTAGCTAGTCTACATTTACCAACATTTGACGCTCACTTAACAGAATTAACAGACGAACAAGCGAAATATTTAGGCTTGAACAAAGTAGGCCCGTTCAAACCtaattattataggtactaG
- the AhcyL1 gene encoding adenosylhomocysteinase-like 1 isoform X2 produces MSETPGEPQQRKESVAAANVPSDSPVTDPGQVRGGNAEAPAAKFEGPRGKSGALKKSARYRSRSLSASSADSYSSTSYTDEDEAVQPHEKAIAAGQANPPYCVRNIEQHAFGRREIEIAEQEMPGIMALRARAKEDKPLKDAKIVGCTHINAQTAVLIETLAALGATVRWAACNIYSTQNEVAAALAHAGYAIFAWRGESEEAFWWCIDQCCTPTASWQPNMILDDGGDATHLMLKKHAQAFKHIKGIVEESVTGVHRLYQLSKAGKLCVPAMNVNDSVTKTKFDNLYSCRESIIDALKRSTDLMFGGKQSVVCGYGEVGKGCCQALKALGCVVYVTEIDPICALQAAMDGFRVVKLNEVIRQVDIVITATGNKGVVTREHMERMKNGGVVCNMGHSNTEVDVHALRTPDLLWERVRSQVDHIIWPNGKRIVLLAEGRLANLCCSSLPSFVVSVTAATQALALIELYNAPQQRYKADVYLLPKKMDEYVASLHLPTFDAHLTELTDEQAKYLGLNKVGPFKPNYYRY; encoded by the exons atgtcggaAACTCCTGGGGAACCACAGCAAAGGAAAGAAAGCGTTGCGGCCGCGAACGTGCCAAGTGACAGTCCTGTGACGGATCCAGGGCAGGTTAGGGGCGGGAATGCGGAGGCTCCGGCGGCGAAGTTCGAGGGGCCCCGAGGAAAATCAGGGGCCCTGAAGAAGTCTGCAAGATACAGGAGTAGATCACTCTCTGCTTCGTCAGCTGATTCCTACAGTTCTACATCGTATACAG ACGAGGACGAGGCCGTGCAGCCCCATGAGAAAGCTATCGCGGCCGGCCAGGCCAATCCCCCCTACTGCGTCAGGAATATAGAGCAACACGCCTTCGGGAGACGGGAGATTGAGATAGCTGAGCAGGAGATGCCGGGGATTATGGCCTTGAGAGCTAGAGCTAAGGAGGACAAGCCTTTGAAGGATGCTAAG ATTGTAGGTTGCACACACATTAACGCCCAGACTGCGGTCCTGATAGAGACGCTAGCAGCTTTAGGAGCCACAGTGCGCTGGGCAGCTTGCAACATATACAGCACGCAGAACGAAGTAGCTGCGGCATTAGCTCATGCTG gCTACGCAATCTTCGCATGGCGCGGTGAGAGCGAGGAAGCGTTCTGGTGGTGTATAGACCAATGCTGTACCCCCACAGCCTCATGGCAGCCGAACATGATTCTGGATGATGGGGGAGACGCTACGCATCTTATGCTCAAGAAACACGCGCAAGCATTCAAGCATATTAAAG GTATAGTAGAAGAAAGTGTGACAGGTGTGCACAGACTATACCAACTGAGCAAGGCTGGCAAACTTTGTGTGCCAGCCATGAACGTCAATGATTCTGTTACGAAGACTAAGTTTGATAACCTTTACTCTTGTCG GGAAAGCATTATTGACGCATTAAAAAGAAGCACAGACTTAATGTTCGGCGGGAAACAGTCTGTCGTCTGCGGGTACGGGGAAGTCGGGAAAGGGTGCTGTCAAGCGCTCAAGGCATTAGGATGTgtt GTTTATGTCACAGAAATTGATCCGATATGCGCCTTACAAGCTGCCATGGATGGCTTTAGAGTTGTCAAATTGAATGAG GTAATAAGACAAGTGGACATAGTCATAACAGCTACCGGGAATAAAGGTGTGGTCACACGGGAACACATGGAGCGGATGAAGAACGGGGGAGTGGTGTGTAACATGGGACACAGCAACACCGAGGTGGATGTTCATGCTTTGCGGACGCCGGATTTATTATGGGAAAGAGTTAGAAGCCAG gtGGACCACATAATATGGCCAAACGGGAAGCGTATAGTTCTCCTGGCGGAGGGCCGCCTCGCCAACTTATGCTGCTCATCGTTGCCCTCGTTCGTAGTCTCCGTGACAGCCGCTACGCAGGCTTTAGCGCTAATAGAGCTGTATAACGCTCCCCAGCAAAGATACAAg GCGGACGTGTATCTGCTACCGAAGAAAATGGACGAATACGTAGCTAGTCTACATTTACCAACATTTGACGCTCACTTAACAGAATTAACAGACGAACAAGCGAAATATTTAGGCTTGAACAAAGTAGGCCCGTTCAAACCtaattattataggtactaG
- the AhcyL1 gene encoding adenosylhomocysteinase-like 1 isoform X3, which produces MTTSNNSGILKTKNTKKRYSVISGRSDFWSSSDEDEAVQPHEKAIAAGQANPPYCVRNIEQHAFGRREIEIAEQEMPGIMALRARAKEDKPLKDAKIVGCTHINAQTAVLIETLAALGATVRWAACNIYSTQNEVAAALAHAGYAIFAWRGESEEAFWWCIDQCCTPTASWQPNMILDDGGDATHLMLKKHAQAFKHIKGIVEESVTGVHRLYQLSKAGKLCVPAMNVNDSVTKTKFDNLYSCRESIIDALKRSTDLMFGGKQSVVCGYGEVGKGCCQALKALGCVVYVTEIDPICALQAAMDGFRVVKLNEVIRQVDIVITATGNKGVVTREHMERMKNGGVVCNMGHSNTEVDVHALRTPDLLWERVRSQVDHIIWPNGKRIVLLAEGRLANLCCSSLPSFVVSVTAATQALALIELYNAPQQRYKADVYLLPKKMDEYVASLHLPTFDAHLTELTDEQAKYLGLNKVGPFKPNYYRY; this is translated from the exons atgactaCATCGAATAATAGTGGTATATTAAAGACGAAGAACACGAAGAAGCGATACTCGGTGATATCTGGAAGGAGCGACTTTT GGTCGTCATCAGACGAGGACGAGGCCGTGCAGCCCCATGAGAAAGCTATCGCGGCCGGCCAGGCCAATCCCCCCTACTGCGTCAGGAATATAGAGCAACACGCCTTCGGGAGACGGGAGATTGAGATAGCTGAGCAGGAGATGCCGGGGATTATGGCCTTGAGAGCTAGAGCTAAGGAGGACAAGCCTTTGAAGGATGCTAAG ATTGTAGGTTGCACACACATTAACGCCCAGACTGCGGTCCTGATAGAGACGCTAGCAGCTTTAGGAGCCACAGTGCGCTGGGCAGCTTGCAACATATACAGCACGCAGAACGAAGTAGCTGCGGCATTAGCTCATGCTG gCTACGCAATCTTCGCATGGCGCGGTGAGAGCGAGGAAGCGTTCTGGTGGTGTATAGACCAATGCTGTACCCCCACAGCCTCATGGCAGCCGAACATGATTCTGGATGATGGGGGAGACGCTACGCATCTTATGCTCAAGAAACACGCGCAAGCATTCAAGCATATTAAAG GTATAGTAGAAGAAAGTGTGACAGGTGTGCACAGACTATACCAACTGAGCAAGGCTGGCAAACTTTGTGTGCCAGCCATGAACGTCAATGATTCTGTTACGAAGACTAAGTTTGATAACCTTTACTCTTGTCG GGAAAGCATTATTGACGCATTAAAAAGAAGCACAGACTTAATGTTCGGCGGGAAACAGTCTGTCGTCTGCGGGTACGGGGAAGTCGGGAAAGGGTGCTGTCAAGCGCTCAAGGCATTAGGATGTgtt GTTTATGTCACAGAAATTGATCCGATATGCGCCTTACAAGCTGCCATGGATGGCTTTAGAGTTGTCAAATTGAATGAG GTAATAAGACAAGTGGACATAGTCATAACAGCTACCGGGAATAAAGGTGTGGTCACACGGGAACACATGGAGCGGATGAAGAACGGGGGAGTGGTGTGTAACATGGGACACAGCAACACCGAGGTGGATGTTCATGCTTTGCGGACGCCGGATTTATTATGGGAAAGAGTTAGAAGCCAG gtGGACCACATAATATGGCCAAACGGGAAGCGTATAGTTCTCCTGGCGGAGGGCCGCCTCGCCAACTTATGCTGCTCATCGTTGCCCTCGTTCGTAGTCTCCGTGACAGCCGCTACGCAGGCTTTAGCGCTAATAGAGCTGTATAACGCTCCCCAGCAAAGATACAAg GCGGACGTGTATCTGCTACCGAAGAAAATGGACGAATACGTAGCTAGTCTACATTTACCAACATTTGACGCTCACTTAACAGAATTAACAGACGAACAAGCGAAATATTTAGGCTTGAACAAAGTAGGCCCGTTCAAACCtaattattataggtactaG
- the AhcyL1 gene encoding adenosylhomocysteinase-like 1 isoform X4, which yields MPGIMALRARAKEDKPLKDAKIVGCTHINAQTAVLIETLAALGATVRWAACNIYSTQNEVAAALAHAGYAIFAWRGESEEAFWWCIDQCCTPTASWQPNMILDDGGDATHLMLKKHAQAFKHIKGIVEESVTGVHRLYQLSKAGKLCVPAMNVNDSVTKTKFDNLYSCRESIIDALKRSTDLMFGGKQSVVCGYGEVGKGCCQALKALGCVVYVTEIDPICALQAAMDGFRVVKLNEVIRQVDIVITATGNKGVVTREHMERMKNGGVVCNMGHSNTEVDVHALRTPDLLWERVRSQVDHIIWPNGKRIVLLAEGRLANLCCSSLPSFVVSVTAATQALALIELYNAPQQRYKADVYLLPKKMDEYVASLHLPTFDAHLTELTDEQAKYLGLNKVGPFKPNYYRY from the exons ATGCCGGGGATTATGGCCTTGAGAGCTAGAGCTAAGGAGGACAAGCCTTTGAAGGATGCTAAG ATTGTAGGTTGCACACACATTAACGCCCAGACTGCGGTCCTGATAGAGACGCTAGCAGCTTTAGGAGCCACAGTGCGCTGGGCAGCTTGCAACATATACAGCACGCAGAACGAAGTAGCTGCGGCATTAGCTCATGCTG gCTACGCAATCTTCGCATGGCGCGGTGAGAGCGAGGAAGCGTTCTGGTGGTGTATAGACCAATGCTGTACCCCCACAGCCTCATGGCAGCCGAACATGATTCTGGATGATGGGGGAGACGCTACGCATCTTATGCTCAAGAAACACGCGCAAGCATTCAAGCATATTAAAG GTATAGTAGAAGAAAGTGTGACAGGTGTGCACAGACTATACCAACTGAGCAAGGCTGGCAAACTTTGTGTGCCAGCCATGAACGTCAATGATTCTGTTACGAAGACTAAGTTTGATAACCTTTACTCTTGTCG GGAAAGCATTATTGACGCATTAAAAAGAAGCACAGACTTAATGTTCGGCGGGAAACAGTCTGTCGTCTGCGGGTACGGGGAAGTCGGGAAAGGGTGCTGTCAAGCGCTCAAGGCATTAGGATGTgtt GTTTATGTCACAGAAATTGATCCGATATGCGCCTTACAAGCTGCCATGGATGGCTTTAGAGTTGTCAAATTGAATGAG GTAATAAGACAAGTGGACATAGTCATAACAGCTACCGGGAATAAAGGTGTGGTCACACGGGAACACATGGAGCGGATGAAGAACGGGGGAGTGGTGTGTAACATGGGACACAGCAACACCGAGGTGGATGTTCATGCTTTGCGGACGCCGGATTTATTATGGGAAAGAGTTAGAAGCCAG gtGGACCACATAATATGGCCAAACGGGAAGCGTATAGTTCTCCTGGCGGAGGGCCGCCTCGCCAACTTATGCTGCTCATCGTTGCCCTCGTTCGTAGTCTCCGTGACAGCCGCTACGCAGGCTTTAGCGCTAATAGAGCTGTATAACGCTCCCCAGCAAAGATACAAg GCGGACGTGTATCTGCTACCGAAGAAAATGGACGAATACGTAGCTAGTCTACATTTACCAACATTTGACGCTCACTTAACAGAATTAACAGACGAACAAGCGAAATATTTAGGCTTGAACAAAGTAGGCCCGTTCAAACCtaattattataggtactaG